The genomic interval TGGCTATAGAATCACCGATAAGTTTGTTGCCGGGGGCGGCCCTTCCTATATTTATACAAGCTACAAATACAGTAACGGCTTAAAAGTAGAAAATACTATTCTGGGTGGACGTGCTTTTGCCCAGCATATTGTTTTTGACAATCTGGCTGTTCGTGGTGAATTTGAATACTTAAGTATTGAATACCCTGTAGCGTATACAGGGACAGATTTTATAAAGAAAAAGGAATGGGTGGCTAATCCTTTAATAGGTTTATCTTATAGTTTTCCATTAGGCCGTAAGTCTTCTTTTAACATTACAGCCCTTTATAACCTCAATTATCAAAATAGTTTAAACAGGCAATATCTATATGGAAGCAGCCCTCTGGTGATACGTGCCGGATTTATGTTATAAATAACAATTACCATTTTTTGCCTATCCTGAAAAGTTTTCATTTAGAACTGAATACTTTTCAGGATTTGTCTTTTATATCTGTTTCTCATCCGGATTGGAATCAGAATATAGATATCTCAACTAATTTTAACCAAAGGCAAATGGTAAGCTCTTATTGACTATTCTTCAAATTGTAGGATTTTTCGTAATTGCCTGATGCTTTAATTTATACATTTGAGATAAAATATGTGTGTATCATGAGCCAAACTACTTCTTCCAATAAGCTGTTTTTCCTGATAATTTGTTCTTGTTGGCTATCCGTTGTTTCATACAGCCAGACTATTACAACTCCAGGTACTTCTTCGCAAAATTATCAGCCGCCCGTTTTTACAGATAATGACCGGCTGAGTAAGATAAAAGAGATTCTACCCGCCATTGAAAATATCTATAAACAGTATGGAGAGCAAAAGCAATTCCCCGGATCAGCCTTTGGCGTTGTGGTAGATGGTAAACTGATTTATACAAAAGGATTTGGTTATGCTGATATACCTAAGAAGAATCCATTTACAGCCTCATCCATATTCCGGGTTGCGTCTATCAGCAAAAGTTTTACGGCAATGGCTATTCTCAAACTGCGGGATGAGGGCAAATTACAATTGGATGCACCTGCCTACCAGTATATTCCTGAGTTAAAACAAATAAAATACCTCTCCTCGGATGCACCAGCCATAACTGTCCGGGATTTATTAACGCATTCAGCAGGTTTTCCGGAAGATAATCCCTGGGGCGACCGTCAGCTGGCAGATACAGATGAGGAGTTACTCAATATGGTAGGGGCAGGTGTTTCTTTTTCTAATGTGCCTGGTGTCACGTATGAATACAGCAACATGGGATTCGCCTTACTGGGATATATCATTACTAAAGTTTCCGGCAAGCCCTATCAGCAATATATCACGGATAATATATTCAAGCCACTGGATATGACTCAAACCTACTGGGAATATACCAAAGTGCCGGCCACACAACTGGCACATGGCTATCGTTCAACGGCAAATGGCCAATTCCAGGAAGAGGCTTTGTTGCATGATGGTTCGTATGGAGCAATGGGAGGCATTCTTACTACTGTGGAGGATTTAGCTAAATATATAGCATTACAGCAGGCTGCCTGGCCTCCAAGAAATGATGCGGAGTCAAAAGTGATGAAACGTAGTTCTATCCGGGAAATGCACCAGTTATGGCGGCTTGGAAGTCTCAATGCGAAGTATAAATATCCCAGTGGCCGTAATTGCGCTATGGTAAGTGGATATGGCTATGGATTGCGCATATCCAAAGACTGCGATAACGTAACTACTATTGGTCATAGTGGAGGCTTACCAGGATTTGGGAGCAACTGGGTAATATTGCCAGACTATGGAATTGGGCTGATCTATTTTAGTAATCTTACGTATGCGCCTGCTTCTATTATAAATGTACAGGTAATGGATACTCTGCTTGCTCTCACAAAACTTCAGCCTTATACATTGCCTGTATCAGATATACTTGAAAAGCGCAAGAAAGAATTAATCCAACTCCTGCCAGCATGGCAAAATGCCGCCAATACTGGCATTTTTGCTGAAAATTTCTTCCCTGACCATTCACTCGAGTACCGGAAAAAACAATCTGCCGATGTATTTGCAAAAGCCGGAAAGATCATTCGCATCAGAGAATTTATTCCACAAAATCAGCTGAGAGGCAGTTTTATTATGGAAGGCGAGAAAGCAAATATTGGTATCTATTTTACGCTAACCCCAGAAAAAAATCCGCTGATCCAGGAGTTACACATTAGTGAGTTGCCTAGATAGCAGCTTGCACATTGTCTCAGTTTACATAAGTCTAGCTTTTTCATTTGTAGCTCCAGTCTACATTTCAATGCTATATACTTACACGATTTGGATAATAGAATATGTATTTAAAAATTTTAGATTAACCTAAAAAATATATTTAGTAATACTAAACATTTTTTTAGGTAATAAATATTATATTGCACCCATATATCTAAAAAATGTAAGATGAAAATATTTTGTACGCTATTAATCCTATTTTTAACTATAATATTTGCTCACGCACAATCAACAAAAGGTATTATCCAGGGAAAAATCAGCGCTGGAAATCAACCTATCCCATTTGCAAACATCACATTAGAAAACACTCAGATAGGAAATACGTCCGATGAAAAAGGAATTTTTGAACTGAAAAATATAGAAGTAGGTAACTATAGGCTATTGATTTCTGCGGTAGGATATGAATTATACAAAGCTAATGTAGTAGTAAAAGCTGAAGAAACAATCCGCTTAAAAGTTCAACTGAAAGAATCACAGCTGAATCTGGATGAAGTGGTGGTGACAGGTACCATGAAAGAAACATTTATTAAAGACTCGCCGGTAAAAGTGGAAGTGATTACCCAGAAATTTCTGCAAACCAATCCGACAAATAATGTAATAGAAGCGGTACAAACGGTAAATGGTGTTCAGGAGCAAATTAATTGCGGGGTTTGTGCCACCAACGACATTCATATTAACGGAATGGAAGGCCCCTATACTTTAGTACTCATTGATGGGATGCCAATTGTGAGTTCGCTGGCTACGGTCTATGGGTTTAATGGGATTCCCACCGCGCTGGTTGACCGGATTGAAATTATTAAAGGTCCTTCGTCTACCTTGTATGGAACAGAGGCGGTTGGCGGGGTAATTAATATTATTACCACAAAGCCTTCTAAAATGCCCATCATCAATTTTAATATTTTTTACACTACCCATCGGGAATTAAATACAGATCTGGCTGTTACGCCCCGGATTAGTGATAAGATTACGACTACATTCAGTGCCAATTATTACCGCAACCAGTACCGGCTTGATAAAAATGAAGACAATTTTACAGATGTACCGCTTACAGAACGGCTATCTTTATTTAATAAATGGGTATTTGAACGGAAGCACAATCGCCAGGCAAGTGTGGCGGCAAGGTATTATACGGAGAATCGCTTTGGTGGAACCTTACAATGGGAGCCGGAACACAGAGGAAGCAGCCAGATTTATGGCGAATCTATCCGGACCAACCGCTTTGAATTGATTGGTACCTATCAACTCCCTATTAACCGGCAAAACCTGAGAATTGATTATTCTTATAACCGGCATTTGCAGGATAGTTATTATGGACATACTTATTATAAAGCCGCCCAATCGGTGTATTTCGCAAATCTGGTGTGGGATAAATCTTTTCAAAACCATGACTTGCTGGTTGGAAGCACTTTCCGGTATCAATCGTATGAAGACAATTCAGCTGCTGATACAGACGATAAACGCTTTGTACCTGGAATATTTATTCAGGACGAATGGAAATTTCGCCCAGGAAGCAGTTTATTAACTGGCGTCAGGCTGGATCATCATCAGAAACACGGATTTATTGTTTCTCCCCGTATTAATTTAAAACAAAGCTTAGGAGAATACACAACTGCCAGATTGAATGTCGGAACTGGTTTTCGGGTAGTAAATTTGTTTACAGAAGACCATGCCGCTCTTACTGGTGCCAGAACAGTAGTAATTGAAAATGACTTACAACCAGAAGCATCTTATAATGCCACGCTCAATTTAAATCAAGGCTATACTTTTGGAGAAAGTGCAGGTTCTGTAGATGTAGATATATTTTATACCTATTTTACCAATAAGATTATTCCAGATTACGATACAGATCCCAACTACATTTTTTATGATAACCTGGAAGGCTTTGGAATTTCCCGGGGGATTGCTTTTAATGTCCAACATACTTTCCTGTTTCCCCTGCGGCTGAATGCTGGGGCTACTTTGCAGGATGTGTATGAAATGAAAAAAGATGCATTAGGAAATAGATTAAAGGAGAGGCAGGTATTTACACCCAGATTATCAGGTACTTTTGTGGTGGGCTATCAGTTTAAGAAAGCAAATATTTCTGTGGATTATACTGGCCGGGTAATGGGGCCTCAACGGCTACCTGTATTTGAAAACCGGCCTACTCAATCACCCTGGTATAGTATTCAAAATGTTCAGATTACCAAAGAATGGAAAAAAGCATTTCAACTATATGGAGGCATAAAAAACATCTGGAATTTCACACAAGACAGTCCCCTGATTAACTGGCAAACTCCCTTTGATCCCAGTTTTGATACAGCCTACGCCTGGGGACCTTTACAAACCCGTAGATTATATCTGGGCATGCGGTGGAATATCCGGTAAAAATTATAAGCAACTATATTTCAAACAGTCTATAATAAAAAAGCCTGTACAAAACTTTGTACAGGCTTTTCGTATGGTTATGAATAAATTATTTTCTGTTTTCTACTTCTTCGTAGTCAACATCGGTTACATCGGAATCTTTGCCACCATTGTTCGCTGACTGGTTTGTACCTGCATTAGGCTGGCCACCATCAGTTGGTGCGCCGGCACCAGCTGCATTATACATTTCTTGAGAAGCATTCTGCCAAGCTGCATTTAAGGCATTCATGGCTGAATCTACACCAACTAAATCTTTTGCACCATGTGCTTTCTTCAATTCAGCAAGTGCACTTTCAATCGCAGTTTTATTACCTGCAGAAAGTTTATCTCCATATTCCTTCAACTGTTTCTCCGTCTGGAATATCAGTGAGTCTGCATTGTTGAGTTTATCTATGCGTTCTTTCTCTTCTCTATCGGCTTGCTCATTGGCTTTCGCTTCATTACGCATTTTCTCAATTTCTGCATCTGTTAAACCCGAGGAAGCTTCAATACGGATCTTTTGTTCTTTACCAGTGCCTTTGTCTCTAGCCGATACATGCAAAATACCGTTGGCATCAATATCAAAGGTTACTTCAATTTGAGGCACACCTCTTGGGGCTGGTGGAATACCATCCAGGTGGAAGCGGCCAATCGTGCGATTATCTCTCGCCATTGCTCTTTCTCCCTGCAATACGTGGATTTCCACAGAAGGCTGGTTGTCAGAGGCTGTTGAGAACACTTCAGATTTCTTAGTAGGAATCGTGGTATTGGCTTCGATCAATTTAGTAGATACGCCACCCATGGTTTCAATACCCAAAGAAAGCGGAGTTACGTCGAGCAATAACACATCTTTTACCTCACCAGTCAATACACCACCCTGAATGGCGGCACCTACGGCTACTACCTCATCTGGATTTACACCTTTAGATGGCTTTTTGCCGAAAAATTTTTCCACTTCGTCCTGAATTCTTGGAATACGGGTAGAACCGCCCACCAGAATTACTTCATCAATATCAGCATTGCTCATGCTTGCATTTTTCATTGCTCTTTTGCAAGGTTCCAGCGTACGCTGAATTAGATCATCACATAATTGCTCAAACTTTGCGCGGCTTAATGAGCGAACCAAGTGTTGAGGAATGCCATCTATCGGCATGATATAAGGCAAGTTAATTTCAGTAGACGCAGAGCTGGAAAGTTCTATTTTAGCTTTTTCAGCAGCTTCTTTCAAACGCTGTAAAGCCATTGGATCTCTGCGCAGATCAATTCTGTGGTCATTCAGGAATTCCTGAGCCAGCCAATCAATAATTTTCTGGTCGAAGTCATCGCCACCCAGGTGTGTATCACCATCCGTAGATTTTACTTCAAATACGCCATCACCCAGTTCCAGAATAGAAATATCAAATGTACCTCCACCTAAGTCGAATACAGCAATCTTCATTTCCTGGTTTTTCTTGTCTAAGCCATAAGCAAGAGCAGCGGCGGTAGGTTCGTTAATGATACGTTTCACATCCAGACCAGCAATCTGACCGGCTTCTTTAGTAGCTTGTCTTTGGGCGTCATTAAAATAAGCAGGTACCGTAATTACCGCCTCTTTTACTTCGGTTCCCAGATAATCTTCAGCTGTAGATTTCATCTTCTGAAGAACCATAGCTGAAATTTCCTGTGGCGTATATAAACGGTCGCCAATTTTTACACGAGGTGTATCGTTATTCCCTTTTTCTACAGTATAAGAGATATTTTTCAATTCATTGGCAATTTCTGAATATTTTCTACCCATGAAGCGCTTAATGGACTGAACAGTATTTTTGGGGTTGGTAATGGCTTGGCGTTTAGCAGGGTCACCCACTTTTCTTTCACCGTTACCATTGTCAAGAAATGCTACAATTGAAGGGGTGGTTCTCCGGCCTTCACTGTTAGGAATTACAACAGGCTCGTTTCCTTCCATTACAGCTACGCAGGAGTTGGTTGTACCCAAGTCAATTCCAATTATTTTTCCCATAATATATAATAGTTATAAGTGTTAAATATCATCGTTTATTATCCCTTTTCATTCATACGGGATAAGCACTACTGGTGTTTATCAATGTATATGCCAACCGGAAACTAAGCCATCCAAAATGACATATTGTCAGAGTTCATTCTCTTATCTGGCCAGATGCGTTAGTGGGACGATAAAAAGGAGGGAAATGGTAAAACTTGGTTAATTCATTACTCAAAAAAGGTATTTGCCAAACCGCTGTCAAGAAAAATTTTTCCTAAGAAAAGCAGGT from Rhodocytophaga rosea carries:
- a CDS encoding serine hydrolase domain-containing protein — its product is MSQTTSSNKLFFLIICSCWLSVVSYSQTITTPGTSSQNYQPPVFTDNDRLSKIKEILPAIENIYKQYGEQKQFPGSAFGVVVDGKLIYTKGFGYADIPKKNPFTASSIFRVASISKSFTAMAILKLRDEGKLQLDAPAYQYIPELKQIKYLSSDAPAITVRDLLTHSAGFPEDNPWGDRQLADTDEELLNMVGAGVSFSNVPGVTYEYSNMGFALLGYIITKVSGKPYQQYITDNIFKPLDMTQTYWEYTKVPATQLAHGYRSTANGQFQEEALLHDGSYGAMGGILTTVEDLAKYIALQQAAWPPRNDAESKVMKRSSIREMHQLWRLGSLNAKYKYPSGRNCAMVSGYGYGLRISKDCDNVTTIGHSGGLPGFGSNWVILPDYGIGLIYFSNLTYAPASIINVQVMDTLLALTKLQPYTLPVSDILEKRKKELIQLLPAWQNAANTGIFAENFFPDHSLEYRKKQSADVFAKAGKIIRIREFIPQNQLRGSFIMEGEKANIGIYFTLTPEKNPLIQELHISELPR
- a CDS encoding TonB-dependent receptor — protein: MKIFCTLLILFLTIIFAHAQSTKGIIQGKISAGNQPIPFANITLENTQIGNTSDEKGIFELKNIEVGNYRLLISAVGYELYKANVVVKAEETIRLKVQLKESQLNLDEVVVTGTMKETFIKDSPVKVEVITQKFLQTNPTNNVIEAVQTVNGVQEQINCGVCATNDIHINGMEGPYTLVLIDGMPIVSSLATVYGFNGIPTALVDRIEIIKGPSSTLYGTEAVGGVINIITTKPSKMPIINFNIFYTTHRELNTDLAVTPRISDKITTTFSANYYRNQYRLDKNEDNFTDVPLTERLSLFNKWVFERKHNRQASVAARYYTENRFGGTLQWEPEHRGSSQIYGESIRTNRFELIGTYQLPINRQNLRIDYSYNRHLQDSYYGHTYYKAAQSVYFANLVWDKSFQNHDLLVGSTFRYQSYEDNSAADTDDKRFVPGIFIQDEWKFRPGSSLLTGVRLDHHQKHGFIVSPRINLKQSLGEYTTARLNVGTGFRVVNLFTEDHAALTGARTVVIENDLQPEASYNATLNLNQGYTFGESAGSVDVDIFYTYFTNKIIPDYDTDPNYIFYDNLEGFGISRGIAFNVQHTFLFPLRLNAGATLQDVYEMKKDALGNRLKERQVFTPRLSGTFVVGYQFKKANISVDYTGRVMGPQRLPVFENRPTQSPWYSIQNVQITKEWKKAFQLYGGIKNIWNFTQDSPLINWQTPFDPSFDTAYAWGPLQTRRLYLGMRWNIR
- the dnaK gene encoding molecular chaperone DnaK is translated as MGKIIGIDLGTTNSCVAVMEGNEPVVIPNSEGRRTTPSIVAFLDNGNGERKVGDPAKRQAITNPKNTVQSIKRFMGRKYSEIANELKNISYTVEKGNNDTPRVKIGDRLYTPQEISAMVLQKMKSTAEDYLGTEVKEAVITVPAYFNDAQRQATKEAGQIAGLDVKRIINEPTAAALAYGLDKKNQEMKIAVFDLGGGTFDISILELGDGVFEVKSTDGDTHLGGDDFDQKIIDWLAQEFLNDHRIDLRRDPMALQRLKEAAEKAKIELSSSASTEINLPYIMPIDGIPQHLVRSLSRAKFEQLCDDLIQRTLEPCKRAMKNASMSNADIDEVILVGGSTRIPRIQDEVEKFFGKKPSKGVNPDEVVAVGAAIQGGVLTGEVKDVLLLDVTPLSLGIETMGGVSTKLIEANTTIPTKKSEVFSTASDNQPSVEIHVLQGERAMARDNRTIGRFHLDGIPPAPRGVPQIEVTFDIDANGILHVSARDKGTGKEQKIRIEASSGLTDAEIEKMRNEAKANEQADREEKERIDKLNNADSLIFQTEKQLKEYGDKLSAGNKTAIESALAELKKAHGAKDLVGVDSAMNALNAAWQNASQEMYNAAGAGAPTDGGQPNAGTNQSANNGGKDSDVTDVDYEEVENRK